A single window of Brevundimonas naejangsanensis DNA harbors:
- a CDS encoding DMT family transporter, which translates to MSWLLSLNPWLVLVVAGLFEVGWASGVKYVGLQRPLVSLGVALALAASMIGLWAATQKLPVGTAYAVWTGIGAVGAAAVGIAVYGEPATAVRAVCILLIVAGIVGLKLFSGAH; encoded by the coding sequence ATGTCCTGGTTGCTGTCCCTGAATCCCTGGTTGGTCCTCGTCGTGGCGGGGCTTTTCGAGGTGGGGTGGGCGTCCGGCGTCAAGTACGTCGGCCTTCAGCGACCGTTGGTTTCGCTGGGCGTGGCGCTCGCCCTGGCGGCGAGCATGATCGGCCTGTGGGCGGCGACCCAGAAGCTGCCGGTAGGCACGGCCTATGCGGTCTGGACCGGCATCGGCGCGGTCGGGGCGGCGGCGGTCGGGATCGCCGTCTATGGCGAGCCGGCGACGGCGGTGCGGGCCGTCTGCATCCTGCTGATCGTGGCGGGCATTGTCGGGTTGAAGCTGTTTTCGGGGGCCCACTGA
- a CDS encoding SRPBCC domain-containing protein, with amino-acid sequence MLIRRPADEVYQAFTEPGVTSWFWFTHADRRMSPGAQLTWTWGMYGVATRVLVKALEPNRRILIDWNLDDDPTEVEWTFEERGPATWVEVSNRGFPASDAGVKAALEAMEGFTLALAGAKIWLERAIEPTFILDRFPDQVLPSWKPKL; translated from the coding sequence ATGTTGATCCGTCGGCCCGCCGACGAAGTCTACCAGGCCTTTACCGAGCCGGGCGTGACTTCGTGGTTCTGGTTCACCCACGCAGATCGACGGATGTCGCCCGGCGCCCAGTTGACCTGGACCTGGGGCATGTACGGCGTCGCCACGCGCGTTCTGGTAAAGGCGCTCGAGCCCAATCGCCGCATCCTGATCGACTGGAATCTGGACGACGATCCGACCGAAGTGGAATGGACGTTCGAAGAGCGCGGCCCGGCGACCTGGGTCGAGGTTTCGAACCGCGGCTTTCCCGCCTCCGACGCAGGGGTAAAGGCGGCGCTCGAAGCGATGGAAGGCTTCACCCTGGCGCTGGCGGGCGCCAAGATATGGCTGGAGCGCGCCATCGAGCCGACCTTCATCCTGGACCGGTTCCCTGATCAGGTCCTGCCGAGCTGGAAGCCTAAACTCTAA
- the folP gene encoding dihydropteroate synthase: MSLQSPVKRPLVMGIVNVTPDSFSDGGRLTTLESALEHALRLIAQGADVLDIGGESTRPGSDPVGEDEEAARTLPLIVALRAHWDGPISIDTMKPAVARAAVAAGATMWNDVSALGHGPDSLSTAAELGCEVVLMHMKGAPKTMQDDPRYDDVVAEVTAHLAARAEAAVAAGVARDRIWLDPGLGFAKTTAHNLTLTARLEALVALGFPILYAASRKRMIQGVDATALDAADRLGGSLALALAAARRGARMVRVHDVRETVQALQLQAAVEGAAGS; encoded by the coding sequence ATGAGCCTTCAATCCCCCGTGAAGCGGCCCCTGGTCATGGGCATCGTCAACGTCACGCCCGACAGTTTTTCCGACGGGGGGCGGCTGACGACGCTGGAGTCCGCGCTTGAGCACGCCCTGCGATTGATCGCGCAGGGCGCTGACGTGCTCGACATCGGCGGCGAAAGCACTCGGCCGGGCTCTGATCCCGTCGGCGAGGACGAAGAGGCGGCCCGCACCCTGCCCTTGATCGTCGCCCTGCGCGCGCACTGGGACGGGCCGATCAGCATCGACACGATGAAGCCGGCCGTGGCCCGCGCCGCCGTCGCCGCCGGGGCGACGATGTGGAACGACGTCTCGGCGCTCGGCCATGGGCCGGACAGTCTATCCACAGCGGCCGAACTGGGCTGCGAGGTGGTGCTGATGCATATGAAGGGCGCGCCCAAGACCATGCAGGACGACCCTCGCTATGACGATGTGGTCGCCGAGGTCACGGCCCATCTGGCCGCTCGCGCCGAAGCGGCGGTGGCGGCGGGCGTGGCGCGCGACAGGATCTGGCTGGACCCCGGCCTCGGCTTCGCCAAGACGACGGCGCATAATCTGACGCTGACGGCGCGATTGGAGGCTTTGGTCGCGCTGGGCTTTCCGATCCTTTACGCGGCCAGCCGCAAACGGATGATCCAGGGAGTGGACGCGACGGCGCTGGATGCGGCGGATCGGCTGGGCGGTTCGCTGGCGCTGGCGCTGGCGGCGGCGCGGCGCGGCGCACGGATGGTGCGCGTCCACGACGTGCGCGAGACGGTTCAGGCCTTGCAGCTTCAGGCGGCGGTCGAGGGCGCGGCTGGAAGTTAG
- the rnk gene encoding nucleoside diphosphate kinase regulator, protein MTTPRKGALPAITLRSDDFDALDRLVGDLPGSGPAGLLQQELDRAKVCEPKAMPKNVVTLNRWLHYSDDHSPEVRRVQLVLPKEADIDAGRVSILSYVGAGLIGLKEGQSITWPDPSGAARKLTLVKLEDPEPAN, encoded by the coding sequence ATGACCACCCCTCGCAAGGGCGCCCTGCCCGCCATCACGCTTCGCAGCGACGACTTCGACGCCCTGGACCGCCTGGTCGGCGACCTGCCCGGCTCAGGCCCCGCCGGCTTGCTGCAACAGGAGTTGGACCGCGCCAAGGTGTGCGAACCCAAGGCCATGCCCAAGAACGTCGTGACCCTGAACCGCTGGCTGCACTATTCGGACGACCACAGCCCCGAAGTGCGGCGTGTCCAGTTGGTCCTGCCCAAGGAAGCCGACATCGACGCCGGGCGCGTCTCCATCCTGTCCTACGTCGGCGCGGGCCTGATCGGCCTGAAGGAAGGCCAGTCCATCACGTGGCCTGATCCGTCCGGCGCTGCGCGCAAGCTGACCCTGGTCAAGCTGGAAGACCCCGAGCCAGCGAACTAA
- the ftsH gene encoding ATP-dependent zinc metalloprotease FtsH, giving the protein MNLRNFAIWAVILLGLVSVYAAISQNGGPAMPGAKDGAAGRPETLTYSELMTAVEAQQIKSVVVRGDAMTGEKKDGVKFNAVTPVPNVDLLNQIRTSGGDVEVKSTRQPWWSGLLGLLLPVALIVAFWLFIMNRMQGGAKGAMGFGKSKAKLLTEHKGRKTFDDVAGVDEAKDELQEVVDFLKDPAKFQRLGGKIPKGALLVGPPGTGKTLLARAVAGEAGVPFFSISGSDFVEMFVGVGASRVRDMFEQAKKNAPCIIFIDEIDAVGRHRGAGLGGGNDEREQTLNQLLVEMDGFEASENIILIAATNRPDVLDPALLRPGRFDRQVVVPNPDVSGRERILRVHMKDVPLAADVNVKTLARGTPGFSGADLANLVNEAALMAARKDRRMVTHRDFEDAKDKVMMGSERKSMAMNEEERRLTAYHEAGHAIVAINVKMADPVHKATIVPRGRALGMVMQLPEGDRYSMKFQQMIDRIAIMAGGRVAEELIFGPESITSGASSDIEQATKLARAMVTRWGFSERLGTVAYGENQEEVFLGHSVSRSQNVSEETARIIDEEVRRIVTEGWEEARRILTDKASDHEKLSQALLEYETLSGDEIRDLLEKGQPPKRDEENDTVAGPSLSVPATPEDEPAAPAEPAPAV; this is encoded by the coding sequence ATGAACCTGCGCAATTTCGCCATCTGGGCCGTGATCCTGTTGGGACTGGTGAGCGTCTACGCCGCGATCAGCCAGAACGGCGGCCCGGCCATGCCCGGCGCCAAGGACGGCGCCGCCGGACGCCCTGAGACCCTGACCTATTCGGAGCTGATGACCGCCGTCGAGGCGCAGCAGATCAAATCCGTGGTCGTGCGCGGCGACGCCATGACCGGCGAGAAGAAGGACGGCGTCAAGTTCAACGCCGTGACGCCGGTGCCGAACGTCGACCTGCTGAACCAGATCCGCACCAGCGGCGGCGACGTCGAGGTCAAGAGCACCCGCCAGCCGTGGTGGTCGGGCCTGCTGGGCCTGTTGCTGCCGGTGGCCCTGATCGTCGCCTTCTGGCTGTTCATCATGAACCGCATGCAGGGCGGGGCGAAGGGCGCCATGGGCTTCGGCAAGTCCAAGGCCAAGCTGCTGACCGAGCACAAGGGCCGCAAGACCTTCGACGACGTCGCCGGCGTGGACGAGGCCAAGGACGAACTGCAAGAGGTCGTCGACTTCCTGAAGGACCCGGCCAAGTTCCAGCGTCTGGGCGGCAAGATTCCCAAGGGCGCCCTGCTGGTCGGCCCTCCGGGCACCGGCAAGACCCTGCTGGCGCGCGCGGTGGCGGGCGAGGCGGGCGTGCCCTTCTTCTCGATCTCGGGTTCGGACTTCGTGGAAATGTTCGTCGGCGTCGGCGCCAGCCGCGTGCGCGACATGTTCGAACAGGCCAAGAAGAATGCCCCCTGCATCATCTTCATCGATGAGATCGACGCCGTCGGTCGTCACCGCGGCGCGGGCCTGGGCGGCGGCAACGACGAGCGCGAGCAGACCCTGAATCAGCTGCTGGTCGAGATGGACGGCTTCGAGGCGTCTGAGAACATCATCCTGATCGCCGCGACCAACCGTCCCGACGTGCTGGACCCGGCCCTGCTGCGTCCGGGCCGCTTCGACCGTCAGGTCGTGGTGCCCAATCCCGACGTCTCGGGCCGCGAGCGCATCCTGCGCGTCCACATGAAGGACGTGCCCCTGGCCGCCGACGTCAACGTCAAGACGCTGGCGCGCGGCACGCCGGGCTTCTCGGGCGCCGACCTGGCCAATCTGGTCAACGAGGCGGCCCTGATGGCGGCCCGCAAGGACCGTCGCATGGTCACGCACCGCGACTTCGAGGACGCCAAGGACAAGGTCATGATGGGCTCCGAGCGGAAGTCCATGGCCATGAACGAGGAAGAGCGCCGCCTGACCGCCTATCACGAGGCCGGCCACGCCATCGTCGCCATCAACGTCAAGATGGCCGACCCGGTGCACAAGGCGACCATCGTCCCGCGCGGCCGGGCGCTCGGCATGGTGATGCAGTTGCCGGAAGGCGACCGCTACTCCATGAAGTTCCAGCAGATGATCGACCGCATCGCCATCATGGCCGGCGGCCGCGTCGCCGAAGAGTTGATCTTCGGGCCGGAGAGCATCACCTCGGGCGCCAGCTCGGACATCGAGCAGGCCACGAAGCTGGCGCGCGCCATGGTCACGCGCTGGGGCTTCTCGGAGCGTCTGGGCACGGTGGCCTATGGTGAGAACCAGGAGGAGGTTTTCCTGGGCCACTCGGTCTCGCGCAGCCAGAACGTCTCTGAAGAGACGGCCCGCATCATCGACGAAGAGGTCCGCCGCATCGTCACCGAAGGCTGGGAAGAGGCGCGCCGCATCCTGACCGACAAGGCGAGCGACCACGAGAAGCTGTCGCAGGCCCTGTTGGAGTACGAGACTCTGTCGGGCGACGAGATCCGGGACCTGCTGGAAAAGGGCCAGCCGCCCAAGCGGGATGAGGAAAACGACACGGTCGCCGGCCCGTCGCTGTCCGTCCCAGCCACGCCGGAGGACGAGCCTGCGGCGCCGGCTGAACCGGCTCCCGCGGTCTGA
- the tilS gene encoding tRNA lysidine(34) synthetase TilS has translation MSDLASRVFARLDARLNHIGPEPVALALSGGGDSMALLDLAAEWARARGRGLLALTVDHNLNPDSAAWTRFAAEAARAAGADWRGLVWAQARGGAGLPARARAARQALLAEAARDAGARVILTGHTADDVAEGEWMRAEGATLGRLRRWSPSPAWPQGRGLMLLRPVLEERREALRDHLRARGLSWLEDPANADVRYGRGRARAALSKALPLEGGEGGGGVDAVPSAQARVTAPSLEAPSQASRAHPHPRPFAPQGGRGSDSDPAWAGVLPLSRDASASALAAVLLCAGGGATPPRGDRLAVLQSRLASGEDFTAVLCGARIEASGARVRAMREPGEWRRRPVAPLDLTPGVAAVWDGRFEITTDQPGLRVDAAAGRLAQLSDQERAALSGLPPAARAAAPVLIDGAGRARLAWRAAQVRALGLRRLALALPPAEGETTQEAGLFQTLHGETPPSDLFSGEDC, from the coding sequence ATGAGCGATCTGGCCAGTCGGGTCTTCGCCCGGCTGGACGCGCGTCTGAACCACATTGGACCTGAGCCGGTCGCCCTTGCCCTGTCGGGCGGGGGCGACTCCATGGCTTTGCTGGACCTCGCCGCCGAATGGGCGCGCGCGAGGGGGCGGGGGCTGCTGGCCTTGACGGTCGATCACAACCTCAATCCCGACAGCGCGGCCTGGACGCGGTTCGCCGCCGAGGCAGCGCGCGCGGCGGGCGCCGACTGGCGCGGTCTGGTCTGGGCGCAGGCGCGAGGCGGCGCCGGGCTTCCGGCGCGGGCGCGGGCGGCGCGCCAGGCCCTGCTGGCCGAGGCGGCGCGGGATGCGGGGGCGCGCGTCATCCTGACCGGCCACACCGCCGATGACGTCGCCGAGGGCGAGTGGATGCGGGCCGAGGGCGCGACGCTGGGGCGCCTGCGCCGCTGGTCGCCGTCGCCCGCCTGGCCGCAGGGGCGCGGGCTGATGCTGCTGCGTCCGGTGCTGGAGGAGCGACGCGAGGCGTTGCGTGATCATCTGCGCGCGCGCGGACTGTCGTGGCTGGAAGACCCGGCCAACGCCGACGTGCGCTATGGACGAGGCCGGGCGCGGGCGGCCCTTTCTAAAGCCCTCCCCCTCGAGGGGGGAGAGGGGGGCGGGGGTGTGGACGCTGTGCCTTCCGCTCAGGCGCGGGTGACGGCGCCGTCTCTTGAGGCTCCTTCCCAGGCGTCGCGCGCCCACCCCCATCCCCGGCCCTTTGCTCCTCAAGGGGGAAGGGGGAGTGACAGCGATCCGGCATGGGCCGGGGTTTTGCCTCTGTCGCGCGACGCATCCGCCTCGGCGCTGGCCGCCGTCCTGCTCTGTGCAGGCGGAGGCGCGACGCCGCCGCGCGGGGACCGGCTGGCGGTTCTTCAATCCCGGCTGGCGTCCGGAGAGGATTTCACCGCCGTGCTGTGCGGCGCCCGCATCGAGGCGTCCGGCGCCCGCGTTCGAGCGATGCGCGAGCCGGGCGAATGGCGGCGTCGTCCAGTCGCGCCGCTCGACCTGACGCCGGGCGTCGCCGCCGTCTGGGACGGGCGCTTTGAGATCACGACCGATCAGCCCGGTCTGCGCGTGGACGCGGCGGCCGGGCGGTTGGCGCAACTGTCGGACCAGGAGCGGGCGGCTTTGTCTGGTCTGCCGCCCGCCGCCCGGGCCGCCGCACCGGTGCTGATTGACGGCGCGGGGCGGGCGCGGCTGGCCTGGCGCGCGGCGCAGGTCAGGGCGCTGGGCCTGCGCCGATTGGCCTTGGCTCTGCCTCCTGCCGAGGGCGAAACGACGCAGGAAGCCGGACTCTTTCAAACCCTTCATGGCGAAACGCCGCCGTCTGACCTATTTTCAGGCGAAGACTGCTGA
- a CDS encoding tol-pal system protein has product MLKTPFRLTKPAVLTAIGLTLIGGAVVAQVQPMEPIQWDKRRLDQLDRNVRRLERALTQRNAAGEPVLVELDPEVVALQGQVSILERRLGDVEQTFQRMNADSERLTFQLDEATRENTQLSRRLRDLEGRVERAEKAAEEAAELNGPVVANSPTGDAAQDLQAAMRLAGEDAVRGGRALETVIVTWPNTPQAREANSRLGDLHVAARDNAAAVQAYAAALNGWPRTPWAPETTLKLAEALRATDRATQACGALTEFGRRYAEAATAAQKTRATQLRTRASCS; this is encoded by the coding sequence ATGCTGAAGACGCCTTTCCGCCTTACGAAACCCGCCGTCCTGACGGCGATCGGCCTGACGTTGATCGGGGGCGCCGTCGTCGCCCAGGTCCAGCCGATGGAGCCGATCCAGTGGGACAAGCGCCGCCTGGACCAGCTGGATCGCAACGTCCGCCGTCTTGAGCGCGCCCTGACCCAGCGCAACGCCGCCGGAGAGCCGGTTCTGGTCGAGCTGGACCCCGAGGTCGTGGCCCTGCAGGGGCAGGTCTCGATTCTAGAGCGCCGTCTGGGCGACGTGGAACAGACGTTCCAGCGCATGAACGCCGACAGCGAGCGGCTGACGTTCCAACTTGACGAGGCGACGCGCGAGAATACGCAGTTGAGCCGTCGCCTGCGCGATCTTGAAGGCCGGGTCGAGCGCGCCGAGAAGGCTGCTGAGGAAGCCGCTGAACTGAACGGCCCGGTGGTCGCCAACTCGCCGACCGGCGACGCGGCGCAGGACCTGCAGGCCGCCATGCGTCTGGCGGGCGAGGACGCCGTGCGTGGCGGCCGCGCGCTGGAGACCGTCATCGTCACCTGGCCGAACACGCCCCAGGCGCGCGAAGCCAACAGCCGTCTGGGCGACCTGCACGTCGCCGCGCGCGACAACGCCGCGGCGGTTCAGGCCTATGCCGCGGCTCTGAACGGCTGGCCGCGCACGCCGTGGGCGCCCGAGACGACGCTGAAGCTGGCCGAGGCCCTGCGCGCCACCGATCGCGCGACCCAGGCCTGCGGCGCCCTGACCGAGTTCGGCCGCCGCTACGCCGAGGCGGCCACGGCGGCGCAGAAGACCCGCGCGACCCAGCTGCGGACGCGCGCCAGCTGCAGCTGA
- a CDS encoding DUF3667 domain-containing protein: MDLEAAGGAMTAGVIAGAIEKPIGQAGQPRSVCADCGAEVTGRFCSNCGQPAHVHRTLLHLGEELLHGVMHFDGRLWRTLPLLIVNPGRLTREWVEGRRTRYVSPLAMFLFTLFVMFFALSFMPEREVPLASLPQQIEAQKEAVTAAEAAVAAARKEADLAQTASQPVDGSPPPVDSGARAGVAAGVLAAAEAGLINEKARLERLQKDAVEGRKDGLAPGSWQAQVADMAASAGEDGKTGGLTKTIAKKLKNPDLALYKLQQTIYKFAFLLVPLSIPFVALMFLWKRGFTLYDHGVFVLYSLTFMSLLLMAVVVVATTLKGAGGAVGVIAALIVPVHMFAQLKGAYSLSVFSTLWRTVVLLIFCEIAATLFIVSILYLGFGH, from the coding sequence ATGGATCTGGAGGCGGCAGGCGGGGCCATGACGGCAGGCGTCATCGCTGGAGCGATCGAGAAGCCGATCGGCCAAGCGGGTCAGCCTCGTAGCGTGTGCGCCGACTGCGGCGCAGAGGTCACGGGCCGGTTTTGCTCCAACTGCGGTCAGCCGGCCCACGTCCACCGCACCCTGCTGCATCTGGGCGAAGAGCTGCTGCACGGGGTCATGCATTTCGACGGCCGGCTGTGGCGGACCCTGCCGCTGCTGATCGTCAACCCTGGGCGGCTGACGCGCGAGTGGGTTGAAGGCAGGCGGACGCGCTATGTGTCGCCGCTGGCGATGTTTCTGTTTACCCTTTTCGTCATGTTCTTCGCGCTCAGCTTCATGCCCGAGCGGGAGGTGCCGTTGGCGTCCCTGCCCCAGCAGATCGAGGCTCAGAAAGAGGCTGTGACCGCCGCCGAAGCGGCCGTCGCCGCCGCGCGGAAAGAGGCGGACCTCGCACAGACGGCTTCGCAGCCCGTTGACGGATCGCCCCCGCCTGTCGACAGCGGCGCTCGGGCCGGGGTGGCCGCCGGCGTGCTGGCTGCGGCCGAAGCGGGGCTGATCAACGAGAAGGCGAGACTTGAGCGCCTGCAGAAGGACGCCGTCGAGGGGCGCAAGGACGGTCTGGCTCCGGGAAGCTGGCAGGCTCAGGTGGCTGACATGGCCGCGAGCGCCGGAGAGGACGGCAAGACCGGCGGCCTGACCAAGACGATCGCCAAGAAGCTGAAGAACCCTGACCTGGCGCTCTACAAGCTGCAGCAGACCATCTACAAATTCGCCTTCCTGCTGGTGCCGTTGTCGATCCCGTTCGTGGCCCTGATGTTCCTGTGGAAGCGAGGCTTCACGCTCTACGACCATGGGGTCTTCGTGCTTTACTCCCTGACCTTCATGTCGCTCTTGTTGATGGCGGTCGTCGTCGTGGCGACGACGCTGAAGGGGGCGGGCGGAGCCGTCGGCGTCATCGCGGCCCTGATCGTGCCGGTGCACATGTTCGCCCAGCTGAAGGGCGCCTACAGCCTGTCGGTCTTCTCGACCCTGTGGCGGACGGTGGTGCTGCTGATCTTCTGCGAGATCGCGGCGACGCTGTTCATCGTCTCCATCCTTTATCTAGGCTTCGGACATTGA
- the pal gene encoding peptidoglycan-associated lipoprotein Pal: MNASTLIRLAAVGVAVTSLAACTKPKVEPAVPTETPPPATGPQYPTAPSTPVTGGNVGAAAPGSEQDFVVNVGDRVYFDLDSYSVRSEAQPRLDAQAAWLARYPQVTVRIEGNADERGTREYNLALGARRAEAIRSYLISRGVAASRIDTISFGKERPIAEGSNEAAWAQNRNGRTAIVSGAPR, from the coding sequence ATGAACGCCTCCACCCTGATCCGGCTCGCCGCCGTCGGCGTGGCCGTGACCTCGCTGGCCGCCTGCACCAAGCCCAAGGTCGAGCCCGCCGTCCCGACCGAAACCCCTCCGCCCGCCACCGGGCCGCAGTATCCGACCGCGCCGAGCACCCCGGTCACCGGCGGCAACGTCGGCGCCGCCGCGCCGGGCTCGGAACAGGACTTCGTCGTCAACGTCGGCGACCGCGTCTACTTCGACCTGGACTCCTATTCGGTGCGTTCCGAGGCCCAGCCGCGTCTGGACGCGCAGGCCGCCTGGCTGGCCCGCTACCCGCAGGTGACCGTCCGCATCGAAGGCAACGCCGACGAGCGCGGCACGCGCGAATACAACCTGGCCCTGGGCGCCCGTCGCGCCGAGGCCATTCGCTCTTACCTGATCAGCCGCGGCGTCGCCGCCAGCCGCATCGACACCATCAGCTTCGGCAAGGAACGTCCGATCGCTGAAGGCTCCAATGAGGCGGCCTGGGCCCAGAACCGCAACGGCCGCACGGCCATCGTGTCGGGCGCCCCGCGCTAA
- the tolB gene encoding Tol-Pal system beta propeller repeat protein TolB: protein MRLNRFLASAAALALTAPLALGGSVQAQSTAPSSAPMQDVVVDEGVLRPLQIAVVPFTGQNGSQISGVISGNLKRSGFFDPLNPASFVETGLTLANAPNFPQWTSIGAQAVLYGGVTPRADGRIDVGFRLYDPYRQCQLVSYQFTATSEQWRRIAHKISDVVYQRLTGEAGFFDSRVLFVSESGTQLNKLSRLTIVDQDGYNPVFLTQGDEVIMSPRFSASNPDEVTYVALGRDYSRIYLYNLSTGRRESLGEFDGQVLAPRFSNDGSKMAFSIIRGGNTDVYVMNLRSRQLSRLTTDPGIDTSPSFSPDGNQIVFTSDRSGSARLYTMRADGSGQRPISRGGGLYTAPAWSPRGDLIAFTKQQGGRFHIGVMKSDGTGERILSSSYFEEGPSWAPNGRYIAFARQSPGGDTRLWTVDLSGRVVSQAGYDGRGSDPAWSGLLDAPPVNLGIGQGPDSCPA from the coding sequence ATGCGCCTGAACCGTTTTCTCGCCTCGGCCGCTGCGTTGGCGTTGACCGCCCCTCTGGCGCTGGGCGGATCGGTGCAGGCCCAGTCGACGGCCCCCTCGTCGGCGCCGATGCAGGACGTGGTGGTCGATGAGGGCGTCCTGCGCCCGCTGCAGATCGCCGTCGTGCCTTTCACCGGCCAGAACGGGTCGCAGATTTCGGGCGTCATCAGCGGCAATCTGAAGCGGTCGGGCTTCTTCGATCCGCTGAACCCGGCCAGCTTTGTCGAGACGGGCCTGACCCTGGCCAATGCGCCGAACTTTCCGCAGTGGACCTCCATCGGCGCCCAGGCGGTGCTGTACGGCGGCGTGACGCCGCGCGCGGACGGTCGGATCGACGTGGGCTTCCGTCTGTACGACCCCTACCGCCAGTGCCAGCTGGTTTCCTACCAGTTCACCGCCACGTCGGAGCAGTGGCGCCGCATCGCGCACAAGATCTCGGACGTGGTCTATCAGCGCCTGACGGGCGAGGCGGGCTTCTTCGATTCGCGCGTCCTGTTCGTTTCGGAAAGCGGCACCCAGCTGAACAAGCTGTCGCGCCTGACCATCGTGGATCAGGACGGCTACAACCCCGTCTTCCTGACCCAGGGCGACGAGGTGATCATGTCGCCGCGCTTCTCGGCCTCGAACCCCGATGAAGTGACCTATGTGGCCCTGGGCAGGGACTACAGCCGCATCTACCTCTACAATCTGTCGACCGGCCGCCGCGAAAGCCTGGGCGAGTTCGACGGCCAGGTGTTGGCGCCGCGCTTCTCGAACGACGGATCGAAGATGGCCTTCTCGATCATCCGGGGCGGCAACACCGACGTTTATGTGATGAACCTGCGCAGCCGTCAGCTGTCTCGCCTGACGACCGATCCGGGCATCGACACCTCGCCGTCGTTCAGCCCCGACGGCAATCAGATCGTCTTCACCTCGGACCGTTCGGGCTCGGCGCGCCTCTACACCATGCGGGCCGACGGCTCGGGCCAGCGCCCGATCAGCCGTGGCGGCGGCCTCTACACCGCCCCGGCCTGGAGCCCGCGCGGCGACCTGATCGCCTTCACCAAGCAGCAGGGCGGCCGTTTCCACATCGGCGTGATGAAGTCCGACGGCACCGGCGAGCGCATCCTGTCGTCCTCCTATTTCGAGGAAGGTCCGTCGTGGGCGCCGAACGGCCGCTATATCGCCTTCGCGCGTCAGAGCCCGGGCGGCGACACCCGTCTGTGGACGGTGGATCTGTCGGGCCGCGTCGTGTCTCAGGCGGGCTATGACGGGCGCGGTTCCGACCCCGCCTGGTCGGGGCTGCTGGATGCGCCGCCGGTCAATCTGGGCATCGGTCAAGGCCCGGATTCCTGCCCGGCGTAA
- a CDS encoding ExbD/TolR family protein: protein MALGGGGGGEARGRGRRRSRKRPLSEINVTPLVDVMLVLLIIFMISAPLLTVGVPLELPKTEASAVETTDKPVTVSIDQNGAIFIGEGEVRWEQLALRVAEEGGDKAREKPIFIRADGRAPYQAVARVMARLSASGFTKLNLITDTAADEPTEG from the coding sequence ATGGCCCTGGGTGGAGGAGGCGGCGGAGAAGCGCGCGGACGCGGCCGTCGCCGTAGCCGGAAACGGCCGCTGAGCGAGATCAACGTCACGCCTCTGGTGGACGTCATGCTGGTGCTGTTGATCATCTTCATGATCTCGGCGCCGCTGCTGACGGTCGGGGTGCCGCTGGAACTGCCCAAGACCGAGGCCAGCGCGGTCGAGACGACCGACAAGCCCGTCACGGTCAGCATCGACCAGAACGGCGCCATCTTCATCGGCGAGGGCGAGGTCCGCTGGGAGCAGCTGGCCCTGCGCGTGGCTGAAGAAGGCGGCGACAAGGCGCGCGAGAAGCCGATCTTCATCCGCGCCGACGGCCGCGCGCCGTATCAGGCCGTGGCGCGGGTGATGGCCCGCCTGTCGGCCTCGGGCTTCACCAAGCTGAACCTGATCACCGACACCGCCGCCGACGAGCCGACGGAGGGCTGA
- the tolQ gene encoding protein TolQ — protein MTPPVDASLLNPIELFMTADWVVKTVMIGLAVASVWSWTIIIDKAVRFSRMNARATEFEKQVEGGRSLEEVAAQAGPQPADPLPRMLVLTLQDWREARARGAMTDTQGSMLIARIDRALDSVIARESQKIENGLGVLSVVATASPFIGLFGTVWGIMNAFDSIAAAGNTNLTTVAPAIAEALFATAIGLAAAIPAYIAFNAFSVSAGKFTGRLEAFADDLQSAIARRLGAPATPPPPPPPPSADLNLRRGA, from the coding sequence ATGACACCGCCCGTCGACGCCTCTCTGCTGAACCCCATCGAGCTGTTCATGACCGCCGACTGGGTGGTGAAGACGGTGATGATCGGCCTGGCCGTGGCTTCGGTCTGGTCCTGGACCATCATCATCGACAAGGCGGTGCGTTTCTCGCGCATGAACGCCCGCGCGACCGAGTTCGAAAAGCAGGTTGAAGGCGGCCGCTCGCTGGAAGAGGTCGCCGCCCAGGCCGGGCCGCAGCCGGCCGACCCGCTGCCGCGCATGCTGGTGCTGACGCTGCAGGACTGGCGCGAGGCGCGCGCGCGCGGCGCCATGACCGACACGCAAGGCTCCATGCTGATCGCCCGCATCGACCGCGCCCTGGATTCCGTCATCGCCCGCGAGAGCCAGAAGATCGAGAACGGCCTGGGCGTGCTGTCGGTGGTCGCCACCGCTTCGCCCTTCATCGGCCTGTTCGGGACGGTGTGGGGGATCATGAACGCCTTCGACAGCATTGCGGCGGCGGGCAACACCAATCTGACCACCGTGGCCCCGGCCATCGCCGAAGCCCTGTTCGCCACGGCCATCGGTCTGGCGGCGGCGATTCCGGCCTATATCGCCTTCAACGCCTTCTCGGTGTCGGCGGGCAAGTTCACCGGGCGTCTGGAAGCCTTTGCGGACGATCTGCAATCGGCCATCGCCCGTCGTCTGGGCGCGCCTGCGACCCCGCCGCCTCCGCCCCCGCCGCCGTCTGCGGACCTGAACCTGCGCCGGGGCGCCTGA